ttgtaaAAAGTTGCGTTCTTCAACTCCTTGCAATCTAAGGTCTTGTGACCCTtagtcttgcaaattccacacagtTTAGCACGTGGGTCAATTGTACATTTTCCAGAATGTTGCTTTCTGCAGTTACTACATTTGGGTCTGTTATTAGACTGACTTGAGTTCTTCCTAAACTCGGAATCTTTCCTGTGTTCAGAActtcccttcttcttcttgttagaTTGATGAGAGATTTCCTCTTTTCCTTTCCTTTTTCCCTCGCCAGAGGTCTTAACAGACTTATTCCTGATTGCATCTAAAGTGAGAGAGAAGGATAAGTCCACCATGGACCTATATGTGGTAGGTCTAGATGCCTTAACATTTCCCTTAATTTCTGGTGCTAGGCCTCCAGTAaaacgcgctatgcgtttaggttcaggggtgactaaatagggaactaggcgggacatagtgttgaaacttgtcacaTCTATCCTTTCTACCTCATGCCGAGGACATAAGTTTTCCTTGATCAGTGCAACAAATTGATCCCAAGATAAGTTATAAAGTAGGATCTTCCCTGTGGCTTGGATCAATGATCTCTACCAAGCCAATgcttctcctttaaatgattgtgaaacaaacttcacaatatcctgctctgcacaaccactgatgtctactACTGTGTCCAtgtcatccaaccatgtcatacaatcGATGGCTCCTTTTTCTCCTATGAAGTCCCTTGGTTTGCAAGAGACAAAGTATTTATAAGAGCAGGTCTTAACATGTGGCTCCTGATTGAGCATAATTTGTCCGGATGGAACACTTCTCTGATTTGAAGAATGATGAGAATCATTCTTATAAGACGTATGTATCTTAGGAGGTTGTTTTGTGTGAGGCACAGATTGGGTCGCACTATGATCACCACTTGAATCTTTGAACTGCCTGTCAATGGCTTGAGTGACAGCTTTATCTATCATTGTCTGTAATTCTGCAGCCGTTACATTCATCCTTGTGTCGTCACTCCTCATATTGGAATGACTGCTTACCTCATCTGATTCAAGCATGCTGAAGCTTGTTTTCTATAAAACAATCGCCAATAATTTTGCTTAGGAGTCTTTTTTGGAATCATCATCTTCGATGATTCATTAACAATGGTATtaatagaccatatttggttaatttgataATCAGgtttattttaaatttttcattatAATTAATGCAGCTATAAGCTATTAAGGATATTgaaatggcacaaaaggccttgtcacgaggacagttttgaatttatatgccatgatcttataggatcgaggcattaaggtttgaacatagttcattacctttcttgacagagagtcaaagactacaactgtcttttgtcttttatgacaatagatatagcccgtaggcatttcatcactaAGGGACGTTTATGATATGATCAGCTTATCTGATGATTTgagccatgatttctaaatcactaggctagataagaaaTTGGAAGAacccaatataaggatgactatTGTGATTTTCTCGAACTACATTTGTCGAGAGTGTtaacacgttcttaggtgttaacaaggatctatTATCTTAAAAAGGCTTTACCATTTTAGCTATGTCAAAaatgacatataggctaggttatacctttaagatTTTCTTCGATATATAATGGCAGAGCAATCATAAATTGAAATGACATTCAGATTTAGGACATAATACATACGTATATAATTTAATGCCAGAGTAAATTTCAAAATAGGAAACTTTTCATAGAAAGCCTCAAAAATAcaataattgccctaaacgggtcttatACAAAGAAATTCGCCCACGCGGGAACTTAAAAGATATATATGTCCTTATAGGGTCTACTATTGAAAATATAACAAGGAAGTTCCTTCTTCATTCTATTACCGAAAGTTTTCTCCTTGGTTCCCTGAGTGCGGTACGGGTACTGAAGGTTTTTGTGGGTAGTCGAAATCTTCTATGTTAGGAATCTTTGCAAAAGTGGGATCCAAGAATTCTATGGTAAATGAATAATCTGAATCATGAATAAGGTTAGGAAAAGTATAATCCATGTTTGGGGATTCTAAGACATGGAGGTAAGAAATATGAGTCCTTTGGGTCCATAGGTTTTATCTTTGAAGCGGGAGTTTCAGGGACAGCTGGTATGACTCCTCCGATGTTGGTTTCTCACTTGAAGTTTCAAAAGTCTTGGGTACAGAACTGAAATACGGTTAATGGGTTCAAACGGTCCTTTCTCCATACTGGTCGTATGCTAATTCGAGCTGTAGTACGAAGCTTTATTTTCTTAAACTTCGGATTTGGAGAGCTTCCACCAATGGCAGCTTTGCTCGACGACACGATCCTGAGATGCATAAATATCGAAAACAATGTATACCTATAACAGGGATGAGATCATTCCTAGTTCAagtctagactcggaagtcaaggaatgtgctactatgtcattgagattaaacacaaaaggctagtgtttaattcactcaatattggtgttggtgcactgaatgtctgtcaACTACGTCTTTaacgagtcttaggtctagataggttgtacggagTTGAAAAATAGGTTTGGTATAGTTAGAGGTTAATTTCGCTCCAGATGACACTTGTGTCATCCTGAATGAAATCAGATAGTTTGATAATTTCGCTCTTGTTCACATTAGAGTAGGTTTCGCTCCTAGGGTTTGCTAGGGGGTTTCGCTCATTCGATcacatggtgatttcgctcctggcgtttggagcgaaatcagcttcagTATATATACCCCGTGTGTGATCTTCATTTGAGTattctttggagcgaaatctgagtcaaggtgctgccggatttttgtcagatttGTTGTAAAACGACTCAGAAAGTGATAATATAAGAGGAAATTAAAAGGAacagctgtgtaacttcatttacattgattccgcctttgtatctgaagatgaactgccttaactgactatttagggtcatacaacggtccaacaagtggtatcagagctcaggacgaggagttcatactactacagcttgattctaccagattctcttacttctactcacttcttctcatacttttctgatttaAACTAGTTCCTATAGTTGAAATGGACTGAatttcgagtataacgtgtaaaacatagaaataacaaaccctagaaagaatcaggttaaaattcggactaaaaatggtgaaaattagCTAAAAACTTGATTTCGCTTCTACTGTTCATCGAGGGGTTTCACTTGAAAACGATTGATTTCGCTCAAAAGTTACTtgaccatttggagcgaaatacCTAATTTCGCTCGTAGGGACATACATTGTCTAATTTCGCTCGTGTGACAtattgctgatttcgctcgaacgtGTTTACTgatgagaagccgaaagaaaaagaaagaaaagaaagattgtggtaagaaaccgaccgttagctataacaagtgtccgcctccaatttgggatgggtattcacctaggaaaccaaatgaggagcaacttgcaaaagcagtcaatataaagcttaaaaccgacacaactgacatcttaccagaaaacattgatgtgatgtttacctcatccgatactgatcatgagtctgaaataatcaaaaaggtggtcgatcaggtgttggatactgatgaggagacagagtcgaaatctgagtctgaaaagccaaaatcagctgtggtatactcacctgtaagactgaatatttgggaactggatacaggagtatattcaagtggagtgatacacaattaagtttaagtctctaaaacattaatatcgtatctcaaatcaattgaaatttgtgttgagaatttaagaggacaaacatactgacaatctaggtaaattgtttaaagcttaaaatgaaatcaagcttaatggtgttggtgattggtctcataaactgatatgatccttttgcacgaactcacaaaaatattgtctgtaaatattttatttctttatgtttttgtttttcaagtggTGTCAGGTATTAtatctcagaaaatccaaaaagattttagtgtgttttagtttaaatttttgaaaaagcaaaaagattttcgacaaactgacgttggaaaactgattttcaaaattccgagtgctaaacatgatgagcagaatttgaggggAAGTGATTGTGTAAATCTAATTgtatttgataaatctaatcttcttcaagtggttcatcataggtTGTATTGAGGGGAGTCATATATTGGTGCAGAGTTATCTGATATGTGATAAagttagaaaatttatttctgggttaagattgtgcaggtagccaggtttcgatctcagAAATTAATGCTAAAGATTTTTAATAGAGCCAGGATATTCGATTCTAAAAGTCTATGAAGAtcagattctgattctgaagatcatgtcaaactgatgatgctgatgaacttaaggaatcaagagatctgatcaagagaattagagtgtttgaatgccagacaaagatcctgaggatgttactgaagaacaaaagaatgccagtaaatcgagagggggagtctgaagattgaaagaagaggaagcccagagactgatctagtctgaagatgtgaagacacagttttGATATCAAGGTGTGttgacgactccatcaacatctgagggggagtctgttggtgcactacatctgttgattccatctaagtgtctaggatcaggtcttgcaTTGTGTTGTATAGAatagggcacgttatacgagaaaacgAGAGTCAGTATAGGTGTTAGGAGCTAGGATCGCTCATATGGTCTTTAGAGggttggatcgcttatgtgtcatcatGGGCCGCTTTTATGTACAAGtcctggaccgctcatgtgtcacatgtccacatgagcggttCCAAAACTCTATATATAGGAGGGTCTTGAGCGATTCTAGATATCGAGtcattgtattccacgccgaagctctgccggtgtgacgatcgagctgtaaatcGTTTTTAATCAATACAAAAGACAGTTATGAGGAAGAACaggctatatctacttgcttttcttattattccgcatctgaattgcaagagtaaacctctgaacgactcatttgggtcagcatacgatcctacaagtggtatcagagcttggaaagaggttttctgcagattatagccggatttcactgttttttctcacttctacaccttcttttctcatttccaggagatttcacggttgaaattcgtTCAAAAGCTCACAAACTGTGCATTATAGTACCGAGTcaaacccttggaagtttcagACCTAAATTGAgcttaaaaacagatcaaaacttgTTCGTAATATAGACCGCTCGAATGACGTCATCATGAATCGCTCGTAATTCACTgttttggaccgcttattcatACAGTTTTGATTCTTGAATCGTTCCAAAGTACACATTTTAGGACCGCTCCAAGGAAAGTTGCTGGACCGCTCGAAACTGTATTCTTGAACCGCTCTTGTGAACATTCTTGGATCGCTCGAATTGACATTGTtgttggaccgctccaaagaTTTTTTTTATCGCTCATTTTGGACCGCTCTTAGGACATTGGTGCTGGATCGCTCCAAAGGATATttttggttcgcttatctgttcATTGTTGAATCGCTTTTCTATCAGGTGTCTTGAAAATCGTGCCAAGtcatcatgaattctgagttttacaacgcctttgctacatcaTCATcaccagccgcgattgctcaagctatgaacctggaaaatgagacaggaaccactcagaaacccccgaaactgatgagtattgaagaatactatgggtggaaagatcgctttgaaaactgggttcaggcaaatcatctcagatcgtgggaatgcatattggaaaagtacacattgcctcgaatagaattgcaagtcattaaaccgatatctgaattctcagaacaagaacgtgcaatgtacagagcagagaaaatgatgatcagtttgttatagcaggcgattaaagaagatatattcattctgctacaacacgacaaaactgcgaagtcaatttgggatgctcttaaagtaaaattcgagggtagtgaaagtatgatcaaaagcaagaaggcattgcttaaaaaggaatttgatttgtttagcagtttgccgggagaggatactaaaaagctgattgagagatactgccacttagtgcgttcgttatcgatgttg
Above is a window of Helianthus annuus cultivar XRQ/B chromosome 14, HanXRQr2.0-SUNRISE, whole genome shotgun sequence DNA encoding:
- the LOC118486494 gene encoding uncharacterized protein LOC118486494, with product MSLPEGIKHTIKHYGTSYDLWEALRKRYQNSSRQSVGDRAFDEEVVAVKEEKKKALEQKVEKKAAEVSKCMDGVNERTTEVKVTPEPKTSFSMLESDEVSSHSNMRSDDTRMNVTAAELQTMIDKAVTQAIDRSMVDLSFSLTLDAIRNKSVKTSGEGKRKGKEEISHQSNKKKKGSSEHRKDSEFRKNSSQSNNRPKCSNCRKQHSGKCTIDPRAKLCGICKTKGHKTLDCKELKNATFYNCNEEGHIKTNCPKLIKNPRETKKM